In Archocentrus centrarchus isolate MPI-CPG fArcCen1 chromosome 22, fArcCen1, whole genome shotgun sequence, one DNA window encodes the following:
- the LOC115772243 gene encoding formin isoform X1, which produces MNSASSNLLEQGKQPGSYLQGVLGTFFTRDRSASSNVESAMLVSFKELPDGETYDADDSRAINTENKLQVREDLAQGDVAASCYTVQKVEPSISDSGEQVKVAAGVPLDSDLVQVTMVETHSDTENEDDEAAHKASKSTLPEEDDKTVDQEDGDVTEAELQVPMFRTHKLTERSRVEAILYSSRLAARTTPRRVQVSSISKQDNGCTPKESTPTVSASAETLTAGDVGIGESEEYDEIDCSQPVPSIISGHQALKTADQDANVASPTKQMNSTQKEESSEQRVELRSDQMSSVPSRSETHKVLVQSSCPEEQLDTGFKKPLSPSSAFKKTTNQPGTSSDAELTKIPKMAEISTPSASSVIASSAASTSSTSRGTEISSPPSFQMPALFSGLRVLKKGGVGEDREVVSEIKQREKDAELALLNLKKSVNKAKLFPEQKTASPVKKQIEPKSVAETKSNVMGQLSQLLNLDDNDDTKNSGDGQEADSLGSKKECAHGEVVSGEKTTGSESPASTPVQKKTSDLAYETFKNIFGPKTVKKEKTEDVDLEAVKKKIKNDKESLRSIFERTSKSPVKEVKSPKEAFTEVTSPTDSEDRTPGRLQAVWPPPKTKDEEEKVGLKYTEAEHQAALLQLKRECKEELERMHADFELKIFQLRGEHAVSISHLEGVVAKMQRDNSYNTGQERSEVRDVAVSTGDDPVPKTCRTVGIQTDRETFIKSPEGEGGGLAQSPGQNLPKKLNLDSLGLNLKAEMGPVPSGPPPPPPPPPPPPPPGFSGPPIPPPPPPPPPPLPGNTGAPPPPPPPPPPPPGGGPPPPPPPPGLPGIGPPPPPPPPGLGPPPPPPMGGFSFGQKVEKAPRKPAVEPACPMKPLYWTRIQLQDNNNNTLWCSLEEPDIVNTKEFEDLFCKAALQPKKKPLSDSYEKKAKTKKIIKLLDGKRSQAVGILISSLHLEMKDIQQAVLNVDNSVVDLETIEALYENRATSDEMEKITRHYETSKEDEVKLLDKPEQFLYELSQIPDFASRARCIIFQSVFLDTVSSIRRKVEIISNVSKELLECNSLRDIIGLVLAFGNYMNGGNRTRGQADGFGLEILPKLKDVKSRDNHINLVDYVVLYYLRNFDMHAGTEKSVFPLPEPQEFFQASQVKFDDLTKDLRKLKKDLTACEKDVQKVCANSSDEHLQPFKEKMEGFVCAAQKEHSAEEDQLNAAQKSFQDMVNYFGIKPKSGEKEVTPSYVFMLWYEFCNDFKNTWIRQSKNISKERLKEAQENIKKITAEKRVETKKINANSLKEKLRQKEASVSSS; this is translated from the exons ATGAACAGTGCAAGTAGTAACTTACTTGAACAGGGCAAACAGCCCGGTAGTTACCTCCAAGGTGTCTTGGGCACTTTCTTCACCCGGGATCGTTCTGCCTCTTCAAACGTGGAGTCGGCCATGCTGGTGTCGTTTAAAGAGCTGCCAGATGGAGAGACATATGATGCTGATGATAGTCGAGCTattaacactgaaaacaaactcCAAGTGAGGGAAGATTTGGCTCAGGGTGATGTGGCTGCGAGCTGTTATACAGTACAAAAGGTTGAACCATCAATCAGTGACTCTGGTGAACAAGTTAAAGTAGCAGCTGGAGTCCCACTTGACTCAGATCTGGTCCAGGTCACCATGGTGGAAACGCATAGCGACACAGAAAATGAGGACGATGAAGCGGCCCACAAGGCCAGTAAGTCTACGCTGCCAGAGGAGGACGATAAAACCGTAGACCAAGAGGATGGAGATGTCACTGAAGCAGAGCTGCAAGTGCCTATGTTTAGAACACACAAACTTACAGAGAGATCCCGTGTGGAGGCTATTTTATATTCCAGTAGGCTTGCTGCTAGAACTACCCCTAGGAGAGTTCAGGTCTCTTCAATTTCCAAACAGGATAATGGCTGCACTCCCAAGGAGAGTACTCCCACAGTGTCTGCGAGTGCAGAAACATTGACTGCTGGAGATGTGGGAATAGGTGAGAGTGAAGAGTATGATGAAATAGATTGCTCTCAACCAGTTCCCTCAATTATTTCTGGGCATCAGGCTTTGAAGACTGCAGACCAGGATGCTAACGTGGCTTCTCCCacaaagcagatgaacagtacaCAAAAGGAGGAGTCATCTGAGCAAAGGGTTGAGCTTCGTTCTGATCAGATGTCCTCTGTTCCCTCCAGATCTGAGACTCATAAAGTCTTAGTCCAGTCATCTTGTCCAGAGGAGCAATTAGACACTGGCTTTAAGAAACCCTTGTCACCGTCTTCTGCATTTAAAAAGACCACAAACCAGCCAGGCACCAGTTCAGATGCTGAGCTCACAAAAATACCCAAGATGGCAGAAATAAGTACACCATCAGCTTCATCTGTTATCGCCTCCTCTGCAGCATCCACCTCATCCACATCCAGGGGCACAGAAATCTCTTCACCCCCATCCTTCCAGATGCCAGCTCTATTCAGTGGTTTGCGGGTTCTGAAGAAAGGAGGGGTAGGGGAAGACAGGGAGGTGGTGTCAGAGATCAAGCAGAGGGAGAAAGATGCTGAGCTGGCTCTGCTAAACCTCAAGAAGTCTGTAAACAAAGCCAAGCTCTTCCCTGAACAGAAGACAGCCTCTCCTGTGAAAAAACAAATTGAGCCTAAATCTGTTGCAGAAACTAAAAGCAATGTAATGGGACAACTCAGTCAGCTGCTTAACCTAGACGACAACGACGACACAAAAAACTCAGGTGATGGGCAGGAGGCTGATTCTTTAGGAAGCAAAAAGGAGTGTGCGCATGGAGAAGTTGTTTCAGGAGAGAAAACTACAGGATCAGAAAGTCCAGCTTCCACTCCTGTACAAAAGAAAACTTCTGACTTGGCTTATGAAACCTTCAAGAACATCTTTGGGCCCAAGACTGTTAAAAAGGAGAAGACAGAAGATGTAGATTTGGaagcagtgaaaaagaaaataaagaacgACAAGGAAAGTCTGAGGTCGATATTTGAGAGAACCTCCAAATCTCCTGTCAAGGAGGTCAAAAGTCCCAAAGAAGCCTTT ACTGAAGTCACGTCTCCCACAGACAGTGAGGACCGGACTCCAGGGCGTCTTCAGGCTGTGTGGCCGCCACCCAAAACTAAGGATGAAGAAGAGAAGGTGGGGCTCAAGTACACCGAGGCAG AGCACCAGGCTGCCCTCTTGCAGCTGAAGAGAGAGTGCAAGgaagagctggaaaggatgcAT GCTGACTTTGAACTTAAGATCTTCCAGCTGCGAGGTGAGCATGCCGTCTCAATATCACACCTGGAGGGAGTCGTTGCTAAGATGCAAAGAGACAATTCATACAACACAGGACAGGAGCGCAGTGAGGTCCGCGATGTTGCTGTGTCCACTGGTGATGACCCCGTACCCAAGACCTGCCGCACTGTGGGTATCCAGACAGACAGGGAGACCTTCATTAAGAGCCCCGAGGGTGAGGGAGGTGGACTCGCTCAAAGCCCCGGTCAGAACCTACCTAAAAAACTCAACCTGGACTCTCTCGGACTTAATCTTAAAGCCGAAATGGGGCCAGTGCCTTCtggaccaccaccaccaccacctcctcctcctcccccacccccaccaggTTTCTCAGGGCCACCAataccccctcctcctcctccacctcctcctcctttgccAGGCAACACCGGAGCCCCAccgccacctcctccaccacctcctcctcctcctggaggtggcccaccacccccaccgcCCCCTCCCGGCCTACCTGGCATTGGCCCACCtcctccaccccctcctccagGCTTGGGccccccacctcctccacctaTGGGGGGGTTTAGCTTCGGCCAGAAAGTGGAGAAGGCTCCACGGAAACCTGCCGTTGAGCCTGCCTGTCCCATGAAGCCTCTGTATTGGACCAGGATACAGCTGCAGGACAATAA taACAACACTCTGTGGTGCTCGCTGGAGGAGCCAGACATTGTCAACACCAAGGAGTTTGAGGATCTTTTCTGTAAGGCTGCCCTGCAACCGAAGAAGAAGCCCCTGTCGGACAGTTATGAGAAGAAAGCCAAAACTAAGAAG aTTATCAAACTGCTGGATGGGAAGCGTTCACAGGCGGTTGGCATCCTGATATCAAGCCTGCATCTGGAGATGAAAGACATTCAGCAAg CTGTTCTTAATGTGGACAATTCTGTGGTGGACTTGGAGACAATTGAGGCTTTATATGAAAAT AGGGCCACCAGTGATGAGATGGAAAAGATAACGAGGCATTATGAGACTTCCAAAGAAGATGAAGTCAAACTGCTGGACAAACCTGAACA GTTTCTCTATGAACTCTCTCAAATTCCTGACTTTGCGAGCCGAGCCCGCTGTATCATCTTCCAGTCAGTGTTCCTCGACACCGTCTCGTCTATACGTCGCAAGGTGGAGATAATCTCCAATGTCAGCAAA GAATTGCTCGAGTGCAACAGTTTGCGGGATATAATAGGTCTCGTTCTGGCCTTTGGGAACTATATGAATGGAGGGAACAGGACGAGAGGTCAGGCTGATGGCTTCGGACTGGAGATCCTTCCCAAGCTAAAGGACGTCAAGAGCAGG gACAATCACATCAACTTAGTGGATTACGTGGTTTTATACTACCTGCGTAATTTTGACATG CATGCTGGTACAGAAAAGAGTGTATTCCCTCTGCCAGAGCCTCAGGAGTTCTTCCAGGCTTCTCAGGTTAAGTTTGATGACCTCACCAAAGACCTCAGAAAACTCAAGAAAGATCTGACTG CATGCGAGAAGGATGTGCAGAAGGTCTGCGCTAACTCATCAGACGAACACCTGCAGCCTTTCAAGGAGAAGATGGAGGGATTCGTCTGTGCTG